The Candidatus Koribacter versatilis Ellin345 genome has a segment encoding these proteins:
- the thiE gene encoding thiamine phosphate synthase, whose amino-acid sequence MASGLKLPRLYAIVDADCFGPEPSLATLTHFAKELVAGGVTLLQYRNKQGSAREILSHARELKRALPPEVTLLLNDRADLAIAAGFHGVHVGQDDLSPEGARLVVGPEMFVGTSTHNPEQLQIADKATVDYLAIGPIFATKSKINPDPVVGLDRLRAVRKLTSKPLVAIGGITRENCRSVIDAGADSVAVIADLLVDPRQRASEFLQILHS is encoded by the coding sequence ATGGCTTCCGGGCTCAAACTGCCGAGGCTCTACGCAATTGTGGATGCCGACTGCTTTGGGCCCGAGCCGTCTCTCGCGACGTTAACGCATTTCGCCAAGGAACTCGTCGCCGGCGGCGTGACCCTGCTGCAATATCGCAACAAGCAGGGGAGCGCACGGGAGATCCTGTCGCACGCGCGCGAGTTGAAGCGGGCGCTGCCGCCGGAGGTCACGCTGTTGCTCAATGATCGCGCCGATCTGGCGATTGCCGCAGGATTTCACGGCGTTCACGTAGGCCAGGATGATCTTTCGCCCGAAGGTGCGCGGTTGGTGGTAGGGCCAGAGATGTTCGTCGGGACATCCACGCACAACCCCGAGCAGCTTCAGATTGCCGATAAGGCGACGGTGGACTATCTTGCGATCGGTCCGATCTTCGCGACCAAGAGCAAGATAAATCCTGATCCTGTGGTTGGCCTGGACAGGTTGAGAGCGGTGCGCAAGCTAACCAGCAAGCCGCTGGTCGCGATTGGGGGCATCACACGCGAGAACTGCCGATCGGTGATCGACGCTGGTGCGGATTCGGTAGCGGTGATTGCCGACCTGCTAGTTGATCCCCGACAAAGAGCGAGCGAGTTCCTCCAAATCCTTCATTCCTAA